One Drosophila santomea strain STO CAGO 1482 chromosome X, Prin_Dsan_1.1, whole genome shotgun sequence DNA segment encodes these proteins:
- the LOC120456857 gene encoding protein retinal degeneration B isoform X3 yields MLIKEYRIPLPLTVEEYRIAQLYMIAKKSREESHGEGSGVEIIINEPYKDGPGGNGQYTKKIYHVGNHLPGWIKSLLPKSALTVEEEAWNAYPYTRTRYTCPFVEKFSLDIETYYYPDNGYQDNVFQLSGSDLRNRIVDVIDIVKDQLWGGDYVKEEDPKHFVSDKTGRGPLGEDWLDEYWREVKGKKQPTPRNMSLMTAYKICRVEFRYWGMQTKLEKFIHDVALRKMMLRAHRQAWAWQDEWFGLTIEDIRELERRTQLALAKKMGGGEECSDDSISEPYVSTAVTAASTTGSERKKSAPAVPPIVTQQPPSAEASSDEEGEEEDDDEDENDAIGTGVDLSANQSGSAQRSRSQSIQMAQKGKFGSKGALHSPVGSAHSFDLQSKKPHAKTAPRRHVANWRMERLEVDSKSNSDEEFFDCLDTNETNSLAKWSSLELLGEGDDSPPPHGGPSSAASVGGRGNSRQEDSIFNQDFLMRVASERGNKRQLRSSASVDRSHDSSPPGSPSTPSCPTTILILVVHAGSVLDAASELTAKKSDVTTFRGSFEAVMRQHYPSLLTHVTIKMVPCPSICTDALGILSSLSPYSFDASPSAADIPNIADVPIGAIPLLSVASPEFHETVNKTVAAANIVYHEFLKSEEGHGFSGQIVMLGDSMGSLLAYEALCRSNGSQPGTASGASNSGGDAATNINTHNPLSARNSRLDDDERFIEADLDAKRLLVAPSPRRRRSSSSSDSRATKLDFEVCDFFMFGSPLSVVLAARKLHDAKAALPRPNCHQVYNLFHPTDPIASRLEPLLSARFSILAPVNVPRYAKYPLGNGQPLHLLEVIQSHPQHFNDGNNLLAGRRLSDASMQSTISVQNKWWGTKRLDYALYCPEGLSNFPAHALPHLFHASYWESPDVIAFILRQIGKFEGIPFVGSNDDKDNASFHPGQPREKWIKKRTSVKLKNVAANHRANDVIVQEGREQRLNARFMYGPLDMITLHGEKVDVHIMKDPPAGEWTFLSTEVTDKNGRISYSIPDQVSLGYGIYPVKMVVRGDHTSVDCYMAVVPPLTECVVFSIDGSFTASMSVTGRDPKVRAGAVDVCRHWQELGYLLIYITGRPDMQQQRVVSWLSQHNFPHGLISFADGLSTDPLGHKTAYLNNLVQNHGISITAAYGSSKDISVYTNVGMRTDQIFIVGKVGKKLQSNATVLSDGYAAHLAGLQAVGGSRPAKGNARMVIPRGCFNLPGQTANPRRRSNAFELQLANISPCSSNINSPSSSNHILLAQLIENAIEKDTPAA; encoded by the exons ATGCTGATCAAGGAGTACCGCATTCCGCTGCCCCTCACCGTCGAGGAGTACCGCATCGCCCAGCTCTACATGATTGCG AAAAAGAGTCGCGAGGAGAGTCATGGCGAGGGCAGTGGCGTTGAGATTATCATCAATGAGCCGTACAAGGATGGACCCGGCGGAAATGGTCAATACACAAAGAAGATCTACCACGTGGGCAATCATCTGCCTGGCTGGATCAAAA GTCTCTTGCCGAAAAGCGCTTTAAccgtggaggaggaggcaTGGAATGCCTATCCGTATACCAGGACTCGCTACACCTGTCCGTTTGTGGAGAAGTTCTCGCTGGACATTGAGACATACTATTATCCGGACAATGGCTATCAGGACAATGTCTTCCAGCTGTCCGGAAGCGATCTGCGTAATCGCATAGTAG ACGTGATTGACATTGTGAAGGACCAGCTGTGGGGTGGCGACTATGTGAAGGAGGAGGATCCCAAGCACTTTGTGTCGGACAAGACGGGCCGTGGCCCCTTGGGCGAGGATTGGCTGGATGAGTATTGGCGAGAAGTGAAGGGCAAGAAGCAGCCGACACCGCGCAACATGTCCCTGATGACCGCCTACAAGATCTGCCGCGTTGAGTTCCGCTACTGGGGCATGCAGACGAAGCTGGAGAAGTTCATCCACGACGTGGCGCTGCGCAAGATGATGCTGCGTGCCCATCGACAGGCGTGGGCATGGCAGGACGAGTGGTTCGGATTGACCATCGAGGATATCCGCGAACTGGAGCGACGAACGCAACTGGCCCTGGCCAAGAAGATGGGCGGCGGCGAGGAGTGCAGCGATG ACAGCATCTCGGAGCCGTATGTCAGCACGGCGGTCACTGCCGCCTCTACAACGGGCAGCGAGCGAAAGAAGTCCGCTCCGGCCGTGCCGCCGATTGTCACCCAGCAGCCGCCGAGCGCCGAGGCCAGTTCGGATGAGGAgggcgaggaggaggatgacgacgaggatgaGAACGATGCCATTGGTACGGGCGTAGATCTGTCCGCCAACCAAAGCGGATCCGCGCAACGTTCCCGCTCCCAAAGTATTCAGATGGCCCAGAAGGGCAAGTTCGGGTCGAAGGGTGCCCTTCACTCTCCGGTGGGATCTGCCCACAGCTTCGATCTCCAG TCCAAAAAGCCGCATGCAAAGACAGCGCCACGCAGACAT GTGGCAAACTGGCGTATGGAGCGATTGGAAGTGGACTCCAAATCCAATTCGGATGAGGAATTCTTTGATTGTCTGG aCACCAATGAGACGAACTCGCTGGCCAAGTGGAGCTCGCTGGAGCTGCTGGGCGAGGGCGACGACAGTCCGCCGCCACATGGCGGACCCTCTAGCGCAGCATCcgtgggtgggcgtggcaactcGCGGCAAGAGGACAGCATATTCAATCAGGACTTTTTGATGCGCGTGGCCTCAGAGCGCGGCAACAAGCGACAGTTACGCTCCTCCGCCAGCGTGGATCGCAGTCACGACTCCTCGCCGCCGGGATCACCGAGCACACCGTCATGCCCCACAACCATTCTGATCCTGGTGGTCCATGCGGGCAGTGTTTTGGATGCGGCCAGCGAGCTGACCGCCAAGAAATCCGATGTGACCACATTCCGTGGCTCCTTCGAGGCGGTGATGCGACAGCACTATCCCAGCCTCCTCACTCATGTGACCATCAAGATGGTGCCGTGCCCCTCAATTTGCACCGACGCCTTGGGCATTCTCTCCAGCCTGAGTCCGTACTCCTTTGATGCATCGCCCTCAGCGGCGGATATACCGAACATAGCCGATGTTCCTATTGGAGCCATACCCCTACTATCCGTGGCATCGCCAGAATTCCACGAGACGGTCAACAAGACGGTCGCCGCTGCCAATATTGTCTACCATGAGTTCTTAAAATCGGAGGAGGGACACGGATTCTCCGGCCAGATTGTCATGCTGGGCGATTCGATGGGCTCACTGCTGGCGTACGAGGCCCTCTGCCGATCAAATGGCAGCCAGCCGGGAACGGCATCAGGCGCCTCAAATTCTGGTGGAGATGCAGCCACAAATATAAATACCCACAATCCGTTAAGCGCTCGAAATTCGAGGTTGGACGATGACGAGCGTTTCATCGAAGCCGATTTGGATGCCAAGCGTTTGCTGGTGGCTCCATCGCCACGTCGACGCCgttccagctcctccagcgaTTCGCGAGCCACCAAATTGGACTTTGAGGTCTGTGATTTCTTCATGTTCGGATCGCCGCTGTCTGTGGTACTTGCTGCAAGGAAACTTCATGATGCCAAGGCCGCTCTGCCGCGTCCCAACTGCCACCAGGTCTACAATCTGTTCCATCCAACCGATCCGATAGCCTCGCGCCTGGAGCCGCTTCTTAGCGCCCGGTTTTCGATATTGGCGCCAGTTAATGTCCCACGGTACGCCAAGTATCCGCTGGGAAATGGTCAGCCATTGCATTTAT TGGAGGTCATTCAGTCGCATCCGCAGCACTTTAACGACGGCAACAATCTGCTGGCTGGTCGCCGTTTGTCGGACGCATCGATGCAGAGCACGATATCGG TGCAAAACAAATGGTGGGGCACAAAGCGCTTAGATTACGCTTTATATTGCCCGGAGGGATTGAGTAACTTTCCGGCTCACGCCTTGCCGCACCTCTTCCACGCCAGCTACTGGGAGAGTCCGGATGTGATTGCCTTTATTCTACGGCAGATTGGCAAATTCGAGGGCATACCCTTTGTGGGCTCCAACGATGACAAGGACAATGCCTCCTTCCATCCAGGACAGCCGAGGGAGAAGTGGATCAAGAAACGCACCTCGGTGAAGCTGAAAAATGTGGCAGCCAATCATCGGGCCAACGATGTGATCGTGCAGGAGGGCAGGGAGCAGCGTTTGAATGCGAGATTTATGTACGGACCCCTAGACATGATCACCCTGCACGGTGAGAAGGTTGATGTGCACATTATGAAGGATCCGCCGGCGGGCGAGTGGACGTTCCTCAGCACTGAGGTGACGGACAAGAACGGTCGAATCTCGTACAGCATTCCGGATCAGGTATCCCTAGGCTATGGCATATACCCGGTAAAGATGGTGGTCCGTGGCGATCACACCTCGGTGGATTGCTATATGGCGGTGGTGCCGCCGTTGACCGAATGCGTGGTCTTCAGCATTGATGGATCTTTCACCGCTTCCATGTCGGTGACGGGCAGGGATCCCAAGGTACGTGCCGGAGCTGTCGATGTTTGCCGCCACTGGCAGGAGCTGGGCTACCTGCTCATCTACATCACCGGACGACCGGATATGCAGCAACAACGCGTTGTGTCCTGGCTGAGCCAGCACAACTTCCCGCATGGCCTGATCTCGTTCGCCGACGGCCTGTCCACCGATCCATTGGGCCACAAGACGGCCTATCTCAACAATCTGGTGCAGAACCATGGAATCTCAATTACTGCCGCCTACGGCAGCAGCAAGGACATTAGTGTCTACACGAATGTTGGCATGCGGACTGATCAAATATTCATCGTTGGCAAG GTTGGCAAGAAGCTGCAGTCCAATGCAACCGTGCTTAGCGATGGCTATGCCGCCCACTTGGCCGGTTTGCAGGCTGTGGGTGGTTCGCGTCCGGCGAAGGGCAATGCGCGCATGGTCATTCCACGCGGATGCTTCAATCTTCCCGGCCAGACCGCAAATCCGCGGCGCAGAAG CAATGCTTTCGAGCTGCAGTTGGCCAACATCAGTccctgcagcagcaacatcaacagtcccagcagcagcaaccacatcCTACTGGCCCAACTGATTGAGAATGCCATTGAAAAGGACACGCCAGCTGCCTAA
- the LOC120456857 gene encoding protein retinal degeneration B isoform X1, translated as MLIKEYRIPLPLTVEEYRIAQLYMIAKKSREESHGEGSGVEIIINEPYKDGPGGNGQYTKKIYHVGNHLPGWIKSLLPKSALTVEEEAWNAYPYTRTRYTCPFVEKFSLDIETYYYPDNGYQDNVFQLSGSDLRNRIVDVIDIVKDQLWGGDYVKEEDPKHFVSDKTGRGPLGEDWLDEYWREVKGKKQPTPRNMSLMTAYKICRVEFRYWGMQTKLEKFIHDVALRKMMLRAHRQAWAWQDEWFGLTIEDIRELERRTQLALAKKMGGGEECSDDSISEPYVSTAVTAASTTGSERKKSAPAVPPIVTQQPPSAEASSDEEGEEEDDDEDENDAIGTGVDLSANQSGSAQRSRSQSIQMAQKGKFGSKGALHSPVGSAHSFDLQSKKPHAKTAPRRHVANWRMERLEVDSKSNSDEEFFDCLDTNETNSLAKWSSLELLGEGDDSPPPHGGPSSAASVGGRGNSRQEDSIFNQDFLMRVASERGNKRQLRSSASVDRSHDSSPPGSPSTPSCPTTILILVVHAGSVLDAASELTAKKSDVTTFRGSFEAVMRQHYPSLLTHVTIKMVPCPSICTDALGILSSLSPYSFDASPSAADIPNIADVPIGAIPLLSVASPEFHETVNKTVAAANIVYHEFLKSEEGHGFSGQIVMLGDSMGSLLAYEALCRSNGSQPGTASGASNSGGDAATNINTHNPLSARNSRLDDDERFIEADLDAKRLLVAPSPRRRRSSSSSDSRATKLDFEVCDFFMFGSPLSVVLAARKLHDAKAALPRPNCHQVYNLFHPTDPIASRLEPLLSARFSILAPVNVPRYAKYPLGNGQPLHLLEVIQSHPQHFNDGNNLLAGRRLSDASMQSTISGLIENVSLSTIHALQNKWWGTKRLDYALYCPEGLSNFPAHALPHLFHASYWESPDVIAFILRQIGKFEGIPFVGSNDDKDNASFHPGQPREKWIKKRTSVKLKNVAANHRANDVIVQEGREQRLNARFMYGPLDMITLHGEKVDVHIMKDPPAGEWTFLSTEVTDKNGRISYSIPDQVSLGYGIYPVKMVVRGDHTSVDCYMAVVPPLTECVVFSIDGSFTASMSVTGRDPKVRAGAVDVCRHWQELGYLLIYITGRPDMQQQRVVSWLSQHNFPHGLISFADGLSTDPLGHKTAYLNNLVQNHGISITAAYGSSKDISVYTNVGMRTDQIFIVGKVGKKLQSNATVLSDGYAAHLAGLQAVGGSRPAKGNARMVIPRGCFNLPGQTANPRRRSNAFELQLANISPCSSNINSPSSSNHILLAQLIENAIEKDTPAA; from the exons ATGCTGATCAAGGAGTACCGCATTCCGCTGCCCCTCACCGTCGAGGAGTACCGCATCGCCCAGCTCTACATGATTGCG AAAAAGAGTCGCGAGGAGAGTCATGGCGAGGGCAGTGGCGTTGAGATTATCATCAATGAGCCGTACAAGGATGGACCCGGCGGAAATGGTCAATACACAAAGAAGATCTACCACGTGGGCAATCATCTGCCTGGCTGGATCAAAA GTCTCTTGCCGAAAAGCGCTTTAAccgtggaggaggaggcaTGGAATGCCTATCCGTATACCAGGACTCGCTACACCTGTCCGTTTGTGGAGAAGTTCTCGCTGGACATTGAGACATACTATTATCCGGACAATGGCTATCAGGACAATGTCTTCCAGCTGTCCGGAAGCGATCTGCGTAATCGCATAGTAG ACGTGATTGACATTGTGAAGGACCAGCTGTGGGGTGGCGACTATGTGAAGGAGGAGGATCCCAAGCACTTTGTGTCGGACAAGACGGGCCGTGGCCCCTTGGGCGAGGATTGGCTGGATGAGTATTGGCGAGAAGTGAAGGGCAAGAAGCAGCCGACACCGCGCAACATGTCCCTGATGACCGCCTACAAGATCTGCCGCGTTGAGTTCCGCTACTGGGGCATGCAGACGAAGCTGGAGAAGTTCATCCACGACGTGGCGCTGCGCAAGATGATGCTGCGTGCCCATCGACAGGCGTGGGCATGGCAGGACGAGTGGTTCGGATTGACCATCGAGGATATCCGCGAACTGGAGCGACGAACGCAACTGGCCCTGGCCAAGAAGATGGGCGGCGGCGAGGAGTGCAGCGATG ACAGCATCTCGGAGCCGTATGTCAGCACGGCGGTCACTGCCGCCTCTACAACGGGCAGCGAGCGAAAGAAGTCCGCTCCGGCCGTGCCGCCGATTGTCACCCAGCAGCCGCCGAGCGCCGAGGCCAGTTCGGATGAGGAgggcgaggaggaggatgacgacgaggatgaGAACGATGCCATTGGTACGGGCGTAGATCTGTCCGCCAACCAAAGCGGATCCGCGCAACGTTCCCGCTCCCAAAGTATTCAGATGGCCCAGAAGGGCAAGTTCGGGTCGAAGGGTGCCCTTCACTCTCCGGTGGGATCTGCCCACAGCTTCGATCTCCAG TCCAAAAAGCCGCATGCAAAGACAGCGCCACGCAGACAT GTGGCAAACTGGCGTATGGAGCGATTGGAAGTGGACTCCAAATCCAATTCGGATGAGGAATTCTTTGATTGTCTGG aCACCAATGAGACGAACTCGCTGGCCAAGTGGAGCTCGCTGGAGCTGCTGGGCGAGGGCGACGACAGTCCGCCGCCACATGGCGGACCCTCTAGCGCAGCATCcgtgggtgggcgtggcaactcGCGGCAAGAGGACAGCATATTCAATCAGGACTTTTTGATGCGCGTGGCCTCAGAGCGCGGCAACAAGCGACAGTTACGCTCCTCCGCCAGCGTGGATCGCAGTCACGACTCCTCGCCGCCGGGATCACCGAGCACACCGTCATGCCCCACAACCATTCTGATCCTGGTGGTCCATGCGGGCAGTGTTTTGGATGCGGCCAGCGAGCTGACCGCCAAGAAATCCGATGTGACCACATTCCGTGGCTCCTTCGAGGCGGTGATGCGACAGCACTATCCCAGCCTCCTCACTCATGTGACCATCAAGATGGTGCCGTGCCCCTCAATTTGCACCGACGCCTTGGGCATTCTCTCCAGCCTGAGTCCGTACTCCTTTGATGCATCGCCCTCAGCGGCGGATATACCGAACATAGCCGATGTTCCTATTGGAGCCATACCCCTACTATCCGTGGCATCGCCAGAATTCCACGAGACGGTCAACAAGACGGTCGCCGCTGCCAATATTGTCTACCATGAGTTCTTAAAATCGGAGGAGGGACACGGATTCTCCGGCCAGATTGTCATGCTGGGCGATTCGATGGGCTCACTGCTGGCGTACGAGGCCCTCTGCCGATCAAATGGCAGCCAGCCGGGAACGGCATCAGGCGCCTCAAATTCTGGTGGAGATGCAGCCACAAATATAAATACCCACAATCCGTTAAGCGCTCGAAATTCGAGGTTGGACGATGACGAGCGTTTCATCGAAGCCGATTTGGATGCCAAGCGTTTGCTGGTGGCTCCATCGCCACGTCGACGCCgttccagctcctccagcgaTTCGCGAGCCACCAAATTGGACTTTGAGGTCTGTGATTTCTTCATGTTCGGATCGCCGCTGTCTGTGGTACTTGCTGCAAGGAAACTTCATGATGCCAAGGCCGCTCTGCCGCGTCCCAACTGCCACCAGGTCTACAATCTGTTCCATCCAACCGATCCGATAGCCTCGCGCCTGGAGCCGCTTCTTAGCGCCCGGTTTTCGATATTGGCGCCAGTTAATGTCCCACGGTACGCCAAGTATCCGCTGGGAAATGGTCAGCCATTGCATTTAT TGGAGGTCATTCAGTCGCATCCGCAGCACTTTAACGACGGCAACAATCTGCTGGCTGGTCGCCGTTTGTCGGACGCATCGATGCAGAGCACGATATCGGGTCTGATTGAGAATGTCTCGCTTAGTACGATCCATGCCC TGCAAAACAAATGGTGGGGCACAAAGCGCTTAGATTACGCTTTATATTGCCCGGAGGGATTGAGTAACTTTCCGGCTCACGCCTTGCCGCACCTCTTCCACGCCAGCTACTGGGAGAGTCCGGATGTGATTGCCTTTATTCTACGGCAGATTGGCAAATTCGAGGGCATACCCTTTGTGGGCTCCAACGATGACAAGGACAATGCCTCCTTCCATCCAGGACAGCCGAGGGAGAAGTGGATCAAGAAACGCACCTCGGTGAAGCTGAAAAATGTGGCAGCCAATCATCGGGCCAACGATGTGATCGTGCAGGAGGGCAGGGAGCAGCGTTTGAATGCGAGATTTATGTACGGACCCCTAGACATGATCACCCTGCACGGTGAGAAGGTTGATGTGCACATTATGAAGGATCCGCCGGCGGGCGAGTGGACGTTCCTCAGCACTGAGGTGACGGACAAGAACGGTCGAATCTCGTACAGCATTCCGGATCAGGTATCCCTAGGCTATGGCATATACCCGGTAAAGATGGTGGTCCGTGGCGATCACACCTCGGTGGATTGCTATATGGCGGTGGTGCCGCCGTTGACCGAATGCGTGGTCTTCAGCATTGATGGATCTTTCACCGCTTCCATGTCGGTGACGGGCAGGGATCCCAAGGTACGTGCCGGAGCTGTCGATGTTTGCCGCCACTGGCAGGAGCTGGGCTACCTGCTCATCTACATCACCGGACGACCGGATATGCAGCAACAACGCGTTGTGTCCTGGCTGAGCCAGCACAACTTCCCGCATGGCCTGATCTCGTTCGCCGACGGCCTGTCCACCGATCCATTGGGCCACAAGACGGCCTATCTCAACAATCTGGTGCAGAACCATGGAATCTCAATTACTGCCGCCTACGGCAGCAGCAAGGACATTAGTGTCTACACGAATGTTGGCATGCGGACTGATCAAATATTCATCGTTGGCAAG GTTGGCAAGAAGCTGCAGTCCAATGCAACCGTGCTTAGCGATGGCTATGCCGCCCACTTGGCCGGTTTGCAGGCTGTGGGTGGTTCGCGTCCGGCGAAGGGCAATGCGCGCATGGTCATTCCACGCGGATGCTTCAATCTTCCCGGCCAGACCGCAAATCCGCGGCGCAGAAG CAATGCTTTCGAGCTGCAGTTGGCCAACATCAGTccctgcagcagcaacatcaacagtcccagcagcagcaaccacatcCTACTGGCCCAACTGATTGAGAATGCCATTGAAAAGGACACGCCAGCTGCCTAA